One genomic segment of Helianthus annuus cultivar XRQ/B chromosome 14, HanXRQr2.0-SUNRISE, whole genome shotgun sequence includes these proteins:
- the LOC110905443 gene encoding NAC domain-containing protein 86, translating into MAPVGLPPGFRFHPTDEELVNYYLKRKINGQEIELDIIPEVDLYKCEPWELAEKSFLPSRDPEWYFFGPRDRKYPNGFRTNRATRAGYWKSTGKDRKVTSSLQQGGIGMKKTLVYYRGRAPQGIRTDWVMHEYRLDDKAGSFGIQDSYALCRVFKKNGMCVELEDNGNTSMLVSQYSPTVTNDYETMSPDVHVASSSCVEEDESWMQFITDDAWCSPNSPQATLTN; encoded by the exons ATGGCGCCAGTTGGATTGCCTCCGGGTTTCCGGTTTCATCCGACTGATGAAGAGCTTGTGAATTATTATCTTAAAAGGAAGATAAATGGTCAAGAGATTGAGCTAGACATCATTCCTGAAGTTGATCTGTATAAATGTGAGCCATGGGAGTTAGCAG AGAAGTCATTTTTACCAAGTCGAGATCCAGAATGGTACTTCTTCGGCCCACGAGACCGAAAATATCCAAACGGGTTCAGAACAAACAGAGCGACAAGGGCTGGATACTGGAAATCGACGGGTAAAGATCGCAAGGTTACAAGCAGCCTGCAGCAGGGTGGCATTGGAATGAAGAAGACATTGGTATACTATCGTGGGCGTGCTCCTCAAGGAATTAGAACAGATTGGGTGATGCACGAATATCGTCTTGATGATAAAGCTGGCTCATTTGGTATCCAG GACTCTTATGCATTGTGTCGCGTTTTCAAGAAAAATGGCATGTGTGTTGAGCTAGAAGATAATGGAAATACGAGCATGTTAGTATCACAGTATTCTCCAACAGTTACAAATGACTATGAAACGATGTCACCGGATGTTCACGTGGCATCATCATCTTGTGTTGAAGAAGACGAATCATGGATGCAGTTCATCACAGATGATGCATGGTGTTCTCCAAATAGTCCTCAAGCCACATTAACAAACTAA